The following are from one region of the Gryllotalpicola protaetiae genome:
- a CDS encoding ABC transporter ATP-binding protein — MRAEHLSLRYPGGKQAVSDVSLSISAGTTLGIVGESGSGKSTTAKMILRLLKPAAGGSVVFDGVELTSLPQRSLKRIRRRLQVIPQNPQASFNPRMTVGASVAFNLRVHGATRSVAWDRAAHMLDRVGIPAAYAHRFPRELSGGQLQRCAIARALITEPELVVCDEAVSALDKSVQAQVLNLLAHIQAESGIAYLFVSHDLAVVEHVADHVLVMQHGRVVEEGTAAQIWSAPSQPYTRSLLDAAPDRLLARKPTPSTHAATAWKAPLD; from the coding sequence TTGCGCGCAGAGCACCTCTCGCTGCGATATCCAGGCGGGAAGCAGGCGGTCTCGGATGTGTCGCTGTCCATCAGCGCGGGGACGACCCTCGGGATCGTCGGCGAAAGCGGCTCCGGAAAGTCGACCACGGCGAAGATGATCCTGCGCCTTCTCAAGCCCGCAGCGGGCGGATCGGTGGTCTTCGACGGCGTCGAGCTCACCAGCCTGCCGCAGCGCAGCCTCAAACGGATCCGCCGCCGGCTCCAGGTGATCCCGCAGAACCCTCAGGCGTCATTCAACCCGCGCATGACGGTCGGCGCCTCCGTGGCGTTCAACCTGCGCGTCCACGGCGCCACTCGCAGCGTCGCGTGGGACAGAGCCGCCCACATGCTCGACAGGGTGGGCATTCCGGCCGCCTACGCGCACAGGTTTCCGCGCGAACTGTCCGGTGGACAGCTCCAGCGGTGCGCCATCGCCCGAGCCCTGATCACCGAGCCTGAGCTGGTGGTGTGCGACGAGGCGGTCTCGGCGCTGGACAAGAGTGTGCAGGCGCAGGTGCTGAACCTCCTGGCACACATCCAGGCCGAGTCGGGAATCGCCTACCTGTTCGTCTCTCACGACCTCGCCGTCGTCGAGCACGTGGCTGATCACGTTCTGGTGATGCAGCACGGACGCGTCGTCGAGGAAGGCACCGCGGCACAGATCTGGAGCGCGCCGAGCCAGCCGTACACCCGCTCGCTCCTCGATGCCGCCCCCGACCGGCTCCTTGCCAGGAAGCCGACCCCATCGACCCACGCGGCGACCGCGTGGAAAGCCCCTCTCGATTAG
- a CDS encoding ABC transporter substrate-binding protein — translation MNLISPFERAVGDRLRLTRRRVAAGSVLLALAAAVSGCASGSSPAAGTAADLTTAKTSAGTVSGGTLVVGLTAANLPSADTVLAGQQGNEGLRFVAYQLYDGLTRLDLDSTTATPQPQPDLATSWSANADATVWTFRLRTDVAFTDGTPFNADAVIFNLDRYFDADSPFADPSIQGLAASYVPGVASFRALDADTVEITTRTPDAGFPEDAANLFMASPTAVRKSGNDGFASSPVGTGPFVYEGSANNQLTMAANPRYWAGAPKLDKVVLKPIPDSAQRTAALRSGSVNWVEDPNPDDLAGLKDAGFQVLSNSYDHDWTWVFNLQAGPLGKAQVRRALNYGIDRATMSSDLLHGTGNASYQVAPVSNSAYSKSNDLYSYDPDKAKKLLAEAGYPDGFSLTVEYPTAGSGNMIPTPMNEELQADLAKIGVEVKLLPTEWATLLTQYQSGKFAPGVDALNISLPFNQEAIWSEAFGTGGVINAGGYSNPHVDELIAEAQKTVDSDKRYAILQTVAGLVTRDAPWLFIVNDRAPRAMAPSVHNFTQPKAWFIDLTKASVSN, via the coding sequence GTGAACCTCATCTCCCCCTTTGAACGCGCCGTCGGCGATCGCCTTCGGCTCACGCGCCGCCGGGTCGCTGCCGGCAGTGTGCTCCTCGCACTCGCTGCGGCCGTGTCGGGATGCGCCAGCGGCAGCTCACCCGCCGCAGGCACCGCCGCCGACCTCACCACCGCGAAGACCTCCGCAGGGACCGTCAGCGGCGGCACGCTCGTGGTCGGCCTCACTGCGGCGAACCTGCCGTCCGCCGACACGGTGCTCGCGGGCCAGCAGGGAAACGAGGGGCTGCGCTTCGTCGCCTACCAGCTCTACGACGGGCTGACACGCCTCGACCTCGACAGCACGACCGCGACCCCCCAGCCGCAACCGGACCTGGCCACGTCCTGGTCGGCGAATGCCGATGCCACCGTGTGGACGTTCCGCCTGCGCACCGACGTCGCGTTCACCGACGGGACCCCGTTCAACGCAGACGCGGTCATCTTCAATCTCGACCGCTACTTCGACGCCGACTCACCGTTCGCGGACCCTTCGATCCAGGGTCTGGCCGCATCCTACGTCCCCGGCGTCGCCTCGTTCAGGGCGCTCGACGCCGATACCGTCGAGATCACCACACGCACCCCGGACGCGGGTTTTCCCGAGGACGCCGCGAACCTGTTCATGGCCAGCCCCACGGCGGTGCGGAAATCCGGCAACGACGGGTTCGCATCATCACCGGTCGGCACCGGCCCCTTCGTCTACGAAGGATCCGCGAACAACCAGCTCACGATGGCGGCGAACCCCCGCTACTGGGCGGGCGCCCCCAAGCTCGACAAGGTCGTCCTCAAACCCATCCCCGACTCGGCGCAGCGGACGGCCGCTCTGAGATCCGGATCGGTCAACTGGGTAGAGGATCCCAACCCCGACGACCTCGCGGGGCTGAAGGACGCCGGCTTCCAGGTGCTGTCCAACTCGTACGACCACGACTGGACCTGGGTCTTCAACCTGCAGGCGGGTCCATTGGGGAAGGCGCAGGTCCGCCGGGCGCTGAACTACGGCATCGACCGCGCCACGATGTCATCGGACCTCCTGCACGGCACCGGCAACGCCTCGTATCAGGTCGCCCCTGTCTCGAACTCCGCCTACAGCAAATCCAACGACCTCTACAGCTACGACCCTGACAAGGCGAAGAAGCTGCTGGCGGAGGCCGGTTACCCCGACGGCTTCTCCCTCACCGTTGAGTACCCGACCGCGGGGTCGGGCAACATGATCCCGACGCCCATGAACGAGGAGCTCCAGGCCGACCTCGCGAAGATCGGCGTGGAGGTCAAGCTCCTGCCGACCGAATGGGCCACGCTGCTCACCCAGTACCAGTCCGGGAAGTTCGCCCCAGGCGTGGATGCGCTCAACATCTCGCTGCCCTTCAACCAGGAGGCGATCTGGTCCGAGGCCTTCGGCACCGGCGGAGTCATCAATGCCGGCGGCTACTCGAACCCGCACGTCGACGAACTCATCGCCGAGGCGCAGAAGACGGTCGACAGCGACAAGCGCTACGCCATCCTGCAGACCGTCGCCGGACTCGTCACGCGCGACGCCCCCTGGCTGTTCATCGTCAACGACCGCGCGCCACGCGCCATGGCTCCTTCCGTCCACAACTTCACCCAGCCCAAGGCATGGTTCATCGACCTGACCAAGGCCAGCGTCTCGAACTGA
- a CDS encoding amidase, producing MNAIPLTVTEAAAALRAGTVTATELMDHALQRADQLDAQLGVYITRYDDSARAAAAAVDDRVAAGETLRPLEGIPLGVKDIFAESQGPTTAQSLVLDPAWAEAVGEAVTVTRLKEAGAIVTGKVTTMEFAMGAPDPQKPFPIPRNAWDLERWAGGSSSGSGSGVAAGMFLAANGTDTGGSIRIPSAYNGVTGIKPTYGLVPNSGLTPLSFSMDHVGPLARSAADCALLLTTMAGADPSDQDSVQRPALDYPSLLTGELAGVRIGVDDLDRFADGGIDPRQADLFAAALSHLSDAGADLVPVQLPMYREVTVVGIVTMLSEALAYHRNDLVSRWDDYSQSLRIGLALGDAFTAADYIQAQRVRRIAGDKLRDLFSQVDLVVTPTAHMGAPRLDSMSHLRPLESMPSMHTIYWDPMGNPSLSLPIGLSAESTPLAMSIIGAHWADGLVLRAGDAIQQRSQHHLTLSPLVAQPQPA from the coding sequence ATGAACGCCATACCTTTGACGGTCACCGAGGCCGCGGCGGCGCTGCGCGCCGGAACCGTAACTGCGACCGAGCTCATGGACCACGCCCTTCAGCGCGCCGACCAGCTCGATGCGCAGCTGGGCGTCTACATCACGCGCTACGACGACAGCGCCCGGGCCGCGGCGGCAGCCGTGGACGACAGAGTGGCCGCGGGTGAGACGCTCCGCCCGCTGGAGGGCATCCCCCTCGGCGTCAAGGACATCTTCGCGGAATCCCAGGGACCCACGACCGCTCAAAGCCTCGTCCTCGACCCCGCGTGGGCCGAAGCGGTCGGCGAGGCGGTGACGGTGACGCGCCTCAAAGAAGCAGGAGCGATTGTGACGGGGAAGGTCACCACGATGGAGTTCGCGATGGGCGCCCCCGACCCGCAGAAGCCCTTCCCGATCCCACGGAATGCGTGGGACCTGGAGCGGTGGGCAGGCGGCTCCAGCTCCGGATCCGGATCCGGCGTCGCCGCGGGGATGTTCCTCGCCGCCAACGGCACAGACACCGGCGGCAGCATCCGCATCCCCTCGGCCTACAACGGCGTCACCGGGATCAAGCCCACTTACGGCCTCGTGCCGAATTCCGGGCTCACCCCGCTCAGCTTCTCCATGGACCACGTCGGCCCCCTCGCCCGCAGCGCCGCGGATTGCGCGCTGCTGCTCACCACCATGGCCGGCGCCGACCCGTCGGACCAGGACTCCGTGCAGCGCCCGGCGCTCGACTATCCTTCCCTGCTCACGGGCGAGTTGGCGGGCGTGCGGATCGGAGTCGACGACCTCGACCGATTCGCCGACGGAGGCATCGACCCGCGCCAGGCCGACCTGTTCGCCGCTGCCCTCTCGCACCTCAGCGATGCGGGAGCAGACCTCGTGCCCGTCCAGCTCCCGATGTACCGCGAGGTCACCGTCGTGGGAATCGTCACGATGCTCAGCGAGGCGTTGGCCTACCACCGCAATGACCTCGTGTCCCGATGGGACGACTACAGCCAGAGCCTGCGCATCGGTCTGGCCCTCGGCGATGCGTTCACCGCCGCGGACTACATCCAGGCTCAACGCGTCCGCCGCATCGCCGGCGACAAGCTCCGGGATCTCTTCTCGCAGGTCGATCTCGTGGTCACGCCCACCGCGCACATGGGCGCCCCACGGCTCGACAGCATGTCGCATCTGCGGCCGCTCGAGTCCATGCCATCGATGCACACCATCTACTGGGACCCCATGGGCAACCCGAGCCTGTCTCTGCCGATCGGCCTCTCCGCCGAGTCGACGCCCCTCGCGATGTCGATCATCGGCGCCCACTGGGCGGATGGCCTCGTGCTGCGGGCAGGAGACGCCATCCAGCAGCGCTCGCAGCACCACCTGACCCTCAGCCCCCTGGTCGCGCAGCCACAGCCAGCCTGA
- a CDS encoding MOSC domain-containing protein, with amino-acid sequence MITQAPSHAPVTRAIARVTGLYRYPVKGLSPERLEIVDLEADRGFPLDRIYALARHGGLFEPGSTQGLPKYEFHMLAKDARLAALQTAIAADGETLVVAVRGHEVLRSNLSTAAGRAAAQSFFARVLDCAPGREPLIARVPGRRFTDAAPAGDLGMNAVSLINIASVRDVSERIGIDLDPLRFRANIYVDDLAAFAEQDLIGARLQIGETRFEVLSPTPRCAATEVDPTTGRRNARVPKLMMQHYGHSVLGVYLRVASAGRLRTADAVSIDDDHSYAPGPHA; translated from the coding sequence ATGATCACCCAGGCGCCTTCGCACGCCCCTGTGACCCGGGCGATCGCCCGGGTCACAGGGCTGTACCGCTACCCCGTCAAGGGTCTCTCACCCGAGCGGCTCGAGATCGTCGATCTCGAAGCCGACCGAGGTTTCCCGCTCGACCGCATCTACGCGCTCGCCCGGCACGGCGGTCTCTTCGAGCCCGGAAGCACCCAGGGTCTGCCGAAGTACGAGTTCCACATGCTCGCCAAAGACGCGCGGCTCGCCGCGTTGCAGACCGCGATCGCCGCCGACGGCGAGACCCTGGTGGTCGCCGTCCGCGGACACGAGGTGCTGCGCAGCAACCTCTCCACCGCCGCGGGGCGAGCCGCTGCCCAGTCGTTCTTCGCGCGCGTGCTGGACTGCGCGCCCGGCAGGGAGCCCCTGATCGCCCGGGTCCCGGGCCGGCGGTTCACGGACGCGGCCCCCGCTGGCGACCTCGGCATGAACGCCGTCTCGCTGATCAACATCGCGAGCGTCCGAGACGTGTCGGAGCGCATCGGCATCGACCTCGACCCGCTTCGCTTCCGCGCCAACATCTACGTCGACGACCTCGCCGCCTTCGCGGAGCAGGACCTGATCGGCGCGCGGCTGCAGATCGGCGAGACCCGGTTCGAGGTGCTCTCGCCGACGCCCCGGTGCGCGGCGACCGAAGTCGACCCCACCACCGGCCGACGCAATGCCCGGGTGCCGAAACTGATGATGCAGCACTACGGCCACAGCGTCCTCGGCGTCTACCTCCGGGTGGCTTCCGCCGGGAGGCTGCGCACGGCGGACGCGGTGTCGATCGACGATGACCACTCGTACGCACCGGGGCCGCATGCCTGA
- a CDS encoding PDR/VanB family oxidoreductase, with translation MTTRTHRGRMPETSIAAVIARKQQVAAQVWRFEFAAADGAVLPPYTAGAHVDVWCPNGARRSYSLVDAPGESPRYAISVLRQPGGRGGSLSLIDDAHEGDRINITSPINTFPLEASASYLLVAGGIGITAIRSMHRALREEGHPRVRVLYLARSRSEAAYVEEFEDSGDASAVVHHSRDTGTRLDLWPYLAEPNDTQIYCCGSAALMDEVSALTAHWNPRSIHFEDFVGVAARQKGDSEFRLIWRPTGTTLNVPADTTALDAIRSAGIYVDSSCQAGTCGTCRLTLFSGDADHRDAVLTEDERASGFMPCVSRAAADFIEIGP, from the coding sequence ATGACCACTCGTACGCACCGGGGCCGCATGCCTGAGACATCCATCGCAGCGGTCATCGCCCGCAAGCAGCAGGTCGCCGCTCAGGTGTGGCGATTCGAATTCGCCGCCGCGGACGGCGCGGTGCTTCCCCCATACACGGCGGGGGCACACGTGGACGTGTGGTGCCCCAACGGGGCGAGACGCAGCTACTCGCTCGTCGACGCCCCCGGGGAGAGTCCGCGTTACGCCATCAGCGTGCTGCGCCAACCCGGCGGTCGCGGCGGCTCGCTGAGCCTCATCGACGACGCCCATGAAGGCGACCGGATCAACATCACCAGCCCGATCAACACCTTCCCGCTAGAGGCGTCAGCAAGTTACCTCCTTGTCGCCGGCGGCATCGGAATCACCGCCATCCGCTCCATGCATCGCGCCTTGCGCGAAGAGGGACATCCCCGGGTGCGGGTGCTCTACCTCGCCCGCAGCCGAAGCGAAGCAGCCTACGTCGAGGAGTTCGAGGACAGCGGGGACGCTTCCGCGGTCGTCCATCACAGCCGCGACACCGGAACCCGGCTCGACCTCTGGCCGTACCTGGCCGAACCGAACGACACGCAGATCTACTGCTGCGGATCGGCGGCCCTCATGGACGAAGTGTCAGCTTTGACCGCCCATTGGAACCCCCGCAGCATCCACTTCGAAGACTTCGTCGGCGTCGCCGCACGTCAGAAGGGGGACAGCGAATTCCGGTTGATCTGGCGGCCGACCGGTACGACGCTCAACGTCCCCGCTGACACAACCGCGCTGGACGCCATCAGATCAGCGGGGATCTACGTCGACAGCTCCTGTCAGGCCGGCACCTGCGGAACATGCCGCCTCACGCTGTTCTCCGGAGATGCCGATCACCGCGACGCAGTCCTCACCGAAGACGAGCGCGCCTCCGGCTTCATGCCCTGCGTCTCCCGCGCCGCAGCCGACTTCATCGAGATCGGCCCATGA
- a CDS encoding glycoside hydrolase family 3 C-terminal domain-containing protein → MPREDDEVIPDLTIEQKATLASGADFWSTKPVPGIRRITMNDGPHGMRVVGDIGIKSDKKATCFPPAVGLGATWNPALQREVGAAIGREARALGVDIVLGPGINIKRSPLCGRNFEYVSEDPLVAGSFGQALVEGIQSQGVGASVKHFAANNQETDRMQVSAEVDERTLREIYLPAFEQVVKNAAPATVMCSYNRVNGVYASQNEWLLSKVLRDDWGFDGVVVSDWGAVVDRVEAVKAGLDLKMPTATGDDRMIAAAESGELPEFVLDRVVARLQKLADRADASRLGPVTIDFDAQHELALRAALEGPVLLKNENGALPLPETGSTRIAVVGEFARTPRFQGSGSSQVPAAKVDSALGELSELLGDRVRFAPGFTFDGSAEADEALAREARSLAAESDWTVLFLGLPDSYESEGFDRASIDLPANQLALLETVSAVTRRVVVVLSNGGLVETESWEFRARAILEGWLLGQAGGAALAQLLVGRANPSGKLTESIPVKLEETPAYINFPGCDGQVVYGERIYVGYRYYDTRGLPVSYPFGHGLSYTEFEYSGLSVSATDSGASVVFTVTNVGEVAGAEVAQVYRGDRHSKIDRPVHELVGFRKVFLEPGESETVTIELDSRAFAYWSIARHGWIVDEGLFTLSVGASSRDLRLSGDVRLAAQGPALKLTQFSSIADWFADPIGAQVLQGAIAQLPDAHAFQLDVTTNEGKMFAAIPLGHLLTMVPQAPTGAAQQLVAAYEQALAGR, encoded by the coding sequence ATGCCGCGCGAGGACGACGAAGTCATTCCCGATCTGACCATCGAGCAGAAGGCGACGCTGGCCTCAGGCGCCGATTTCTGGAGCACGAAGCCCGTGCCGGGCATCCGCCGCATCACGATGAACGACGGGCCGCACGGCATGCGGGTCGTCGGCGACATCGGCATCAAGAGCGACAAGAAGGCCACCTGCTTCCCGCCGGCGGTCGGGCTGGGCGCGACCTGGAACCCGGCGCTGCAGCGCGAGGTGGGCGCGGCCATCGGCCGTGAGGCCCGGGCGCTCGGCGTCGACATCGTGCTCGGCCCCGGCATCAACATCAAGCGCAGCCCGCTGTGCGGCCGCAACTTCGAGTACGTCAGCGAGGACCCGCTGGTCGCAGGCAGCTTCGGGCAGGCGCTGGTCGAGGGCATCCAGTCGCAGGGCGTCGGCGCGTCGGTGAAGCACTTCGCCGCCAACAATCAAGAGACCGACCGCATGCAGGTCTCGGCCGAGGTCGACGAGCGCACCCTGCGCGAGATCTACCTGCCGGCATTCGAGCAGGTCGTGAAGAACGCCGCGCCTGCCACGGTGATGTGCTCGTACAACCGCGTCAACGGGGTCTACGCCTCGCAGAACGAATGGCTGCTGTCGAAGGTGCTGCGCGACGACTGGGGCTTCGACGGCGTGGTCGTGAGCGACTGGGGCGCCGTCGTCGATCGCGTCGAGGCGGTGAAGGCCGGCCTCGACCTGAAGATGCCGACGGCCACGGGGGACGACCGCATGATCGCGGCCGCGGAGTCGGGCGAGCTGCCCGAGTTCGTGCTCGACCGTGTGGTCGCGCGGCTGCAGAAGCTGGCCGATCGGGCGGATGCCTCGCGGCTCGGCCCGGTCACGATCGATTTCGACGCCCAGCACGAGCTCGCGCTGCGCGCCGCTCTCGAGGGGCCGGTGCTGCTCAAGAACGAGAACGGCGCACTGCCGCTGCCAGAGACCGGCTCGACCCGCATCGCGGTCGTCGGAGAGTTCGCGCGCACGCCGCGATTCCAGGGCTCCGGCAGCTCACAGGTGCCCGCGGCGAAGGTCGACTCGGCGCTCGGCGAGCTGAGTGAGCTGCTCGGTGACCGGGTGCGGTTCGCGCCCGGTTTCACCTTCGACGGCTCGGCTGAGGCCGACGAGGCCCTCGCCCGAGAGGCGCGCTCTCTTGCCGCAGAGTCCGACTGGACCGTGCTCTTCCTCGGCCTTCCCGATTCGTACGAATCGGAGGGCTTCGACCGCGCCTCGATCGACCTGCCCGCGAACCAGCTGGCGCTGCTCGAGACCGTGTCGGCGGTGACCCGCCGGGTCGTCGTCGTGCTGTCGAACGGCGGCCTGGTCGAGACCGAGAGCTGGGAGTTCCGCGCCCGCGCCATTCTCGAGGGCTGGCTGCTCGGGCAGGCCGGCGGCGCCGCCCTCGCCCAGCTGCTCGTCGGCCGGGCGAACCCGAGCGGGAAGCTCACCGAGTCGATCCCGGTGAAGCTCGAAGAGACCCCCGCCTACATCAACTTCCCCGGCTGCGACGGTCAGGTGGTCTATGGCGAGCGGATCTACGTCGGCTACCGCTACTACGACACCCGCGGACTGCCGGTCTCGTACCCGTTCGGGCACGGGCTGAGCTATACCGAGTTCGAGTACTCGGGACTCTCTGTTTCGGCGACGGATTCCGGGGCATCCGTCGTCTTCACGGTGACCAACGTCGGCGAGGTCGCCGGCGCCGAGGTAGCGCAGGTCTATCGCGGCGACCGGCACAGCAAGATCGATCGGCCCGTGCACGAGCTGGTCGGATTCCGGAAGGTGTTCCTCGAGCCAGGGGAGTCGGAGACCGTGACGATCGAGCTCGACTCCCGTGCCTTCGCGTACTGGTCGATCGCCCGTCACGGCTGGATCGTCGACGAGGGGCTGTTCACGCTCTCGGTCGGCGCCTCGAGCCGCGACCTGCGGCTGTCCGGGGACGTGCGGCTTGCCGCTCAGGGCCCCGCGCTGAAGCTGACGCAGTTCTCGTCGATCGCGGACTGGTTCGCGGACCCGATCGGCGCGCAGGTGCTGCAGGGTGCGATCGCGCAGCTGCCGGACGCGCACGCGTTCCAGCTCGACGTGACGACGAACGAGGGCAAGATGTTCGCGGCGATCCCGCTCGGGCACCTGCTGACGATGGTGCCCCAGGCGCCGACGGGTGCGGCGCAGCAGCTCGTCGCGGCGTACGAACAGGCGCTTGCCGGTCGCTAG
- a CDS encoding HAD family hydrolase, which produces MTSHVVIFDFDGTVSLGDEPVIAYARHLDEQAGSTVDLITRVVSRWLAADGRLAEAIDGLTDADPVFLGLHVVDGAIDGYYAAQRLAGLVGVTPEGIDAAYQASRADLADGLISTHAPEGFVSFLAAFPASVHRVLVSNSPENGLREQLAKLELTRSFDEIVTSANKPAGLPAIAERLLAEQGVAASQLLSVGDIWANDLAPVAVLGSATALIDRMPVPEGAAPTVRAPHIEELYPWFLEWARP; this is translated from the coding sequence GTGACGTCCCACGTGGTGATCTTCGACTTCGACGGCACCGTGAGCCTCGGCGACGAGCCGGTGATCGCGTACGCCCGCCACCTCGACGAGCAGGCGGGCAGCACGGTCGACCTGATCACTCGCGTCGTGTCGCGCTGGCTCGCCGCCGACGGCCGACTGGCCGAGGCGATCGACGGGCTGACGGATGCCGATCCGGTGTTCCTCGGCCTGCACGTCGTCGACGGGGCGATCGACGGGTACTACGCGGCGCAGAGGCTGGCGGGGCTCGTCGGTGTCACACCGGAGGGCATCGATGCCGCCTACCAGGCGAGCCGCGCCGACCTCGCCGACGGGCTCATCTCGACGCATGCGCCGGAGGGGTTCGTGTCGTTCCTGGCCGCCTTCCCGGCATCCGTTCACCGCGTTCTGGTCTCGAACTCGCCGGAGAACGGGCTGCGCGAGCAGCTCGCCAAGCTCGAGCTCACCCGCTCGTTCGACGAGATCGTGACGAGCGCGAACAAGCCGGCAGGGCTGCCGGCGATCGCCGAGCGGCTGCTCGCCGAGCAGGGCGTCGCGGCCTCTCAGCTGCTGTCGGTCGGCGACATCTGGGCCAACGACCTCGCACCCGTCGCGGTGCTGGGGTCTGCGACGGCGCTGATCGATCGGATGCCTGTTCCCGAGGGCGCCGCGCCCACGGTGCGCGCCCCGCATATCGAAGAGCTGTATCCCTGGTTCCTGGAATGGGCGCGACCATAG
- a CDS encoding ABC transporter permease yields MVVFALRRIGVTIATVVASVIILCLLWQLALVLLHANPLISRTPLGVFDYLFGAHQTTTTTAAQHRAQLIGWMWTTLWHAAWGFVIGVLASMAIAVAFTLVPVVEFMFMPIAMLLRVVPLLAMAPVIYLVFGNGLVTASLVGTVVVFFPLLVNLTLGYRSVSAQQTDVIRVYGGSSWTVWRKVSFPHALPHFFASLRIAVPGAITGAMLYEWLFTFEGLGAGINTAKSHFDYGGIWAIVVFVTGLSIVGYTIASIIETIVLAEWGPDAGRAGAR; encoded by the coding sequence ATGGTCGTGTTCGCCCTGAGGCGCATCGGCGTCACGATCGCGACGGTCGTGGCATCCGTCATCATCCTCTGCCTGCTCTGGCAGCTCGCACTCGTGCTGCTGCACGCGAACCCGCTGATCTCGCGCACCCCGCTCGGCGTCTTCGACTACCTGTTCGGCGCGCACCAGACCACGACGACGACGGCCGCGCAGCACCGCGCGCAGCTCATCGGCTGGATGTGGACGACGCTCTGGCACGCCGCCTGGGGCTTCGTCATCGGCGTGCTCGCCTCGATGGCGATCGCCGTCGCGTTCACGCTCGTGCCCGTCGTCGAGTTCATGTTCATGCCGATCGCGATGCTGCTGCGCGTCGTGCCGCTGCTCGCGATGGCGCCGGTCATCTACCTCGTCTTCGGCAACGGCCTCGTCACCGCGTCGCTCGTCGGCACGGTCGTCGTGTTCTTCCCGCTGCTCGTGAACCTGACACTGGGCTACCGCTCGGTGAGCGCGCAGCAGACCGATGTGATCAGGGTGTACGGCGGCAGCAGCTGGACGGTGTGGCGCAAGGTCTCGTTCCCGCACGCCCTTCCGCACTTCTTCGCGAGCTTGCGCATCGCGGTGCCCGGCGCGATCACGGGTGCGATGCTCTACGAATGGCTGTTCACCTTCGAGGGCCTCGGCGCCGGCATCAACACGGCGAAGTCGCACTTCGACTACGGCGGCATCTGGGCGATCGTCGTGTTCGTGACCGGTCTGTCGATCGTGGGGTACACGATCGCGTCGATCATCGAGACGATCGTGCTCGCCGAGTGGGGTCCGGACGCCGGCCGTGCCGGGGCGCGATGA
- a CDS encoding ABC transporter permease, which yields MTDVDRELGSSIALGVETARGRSRRNMLGAIAGMPPWAGAVIGIVVLIAVWWLVAVTFFRVTGSVPTPWQVAQHLAGALVDPIYWSAIGATGGAALWGYVWGNLIAFVLAFLVLIAPWFDGLATQLAVVCSCIPITAIAPIVTLLSHPGSRATSIFLAALSVIFTTVVGSLLGLRAASPTQLDVISAYGGGRLTQLVKVRLIAALPSIMAALKIAAPAAFLGSVLGEYFLIGVDKGLGIMLLAAQASANPVSLWTLALISGGVAGLAYWVIGLIGRLVSPWSSGEAR from the coding sequence ATGACTGACGTCGACCGCGAGCTCGGCAGCAGCATCGCACTCGGCGTCGAGACGGCCAGGGGTCGCTCCCGGCGCAACATGCTGGGCGCCATCGCGGGCATGCCGCCGTGGGCCGGCGCGGTCATCGGCATCGTCGTCCTCATCGCGGTGTGGTGGCTCGTCGCCGTCACCTTCTTCCGCGTCACCGGCTCCGTGCCGACGCCATGGCAGGTCGCACAGCACCTCGCCGGTGCGCTCGTCGACCCGATCTACTGGTCGGCCATCGGCGCCACCGGCGGCGCGGCGCTCTGGGGCTACGTCTGGGGCAACCTCATCGCGTTCGTCCTCGCGTTCCTCGTGCTGATCGCGCCGTGGTTCGACGGGCTCGCGACCCAGCTCGCGGTGGTCTGCTCCTGCATCCCCATCACCGCGATCGCTCCGATCGTCACGCTGCTCTCACACCCCGGAAGCCGCGCGACCTCGATCTTCCTCGCCGCGCTCAGCGTCATCTTCACGACCGTCGTCGGCTCGCTGCTCGGCCTGCGCGCCGCGAGCCCCACCCAGCTCGACGTCATCAGCGCCTACGGCGGCGGCCGCCTCACCCAGCTCGTCAAGGTGCGCCTCATCGCGGCCCTGCCGAGCATCATGGCGGCGCTCAAGATCGCGGCGCCCGCGGCGTTCCTCGGCTCGGTGCTGGGGGAGTACTTCCTCATCGGCGTCGACAAAGGACTCGGCATCATGCTGCTCGCCGCGCAGGCCTCCGCGAACCCCGTGAGCCTGTGGACCCTCGCGCTCATCTCGGGCGGCGTCGCCGGCCTCGCCTACTGGGTGATCGGGCTCATCGGCCGGCTCGTGAGCCCGTGGTCGTCGGGGGAGGCGCGCTGA